In Edaphobacter dinghuensis, one genomic interval encodes:
- a CDS encoding cytochrome c3 family protein, producing MAQVFDRSSNALARLSLVLTGIIVIALGVTLNELQRSPWVTRQGQRPDQPIPFSHKHHVEGLGLQCQYCHTSVEKSSYAGIPPTKTCINCHSQIWTDAELLEPVRQSWATGASIQWIRVHDLPDYVYFNHEVHVNKGIGCASCHGRVDEMPLMYQQNTLQMEWCLNCHRNPASNLRPTSEIYNMAWAGPSKDKPVWCTSTVKDGPTSQDVSCTTTDPSGNGNPELAMMQLEPTHPAGLSSPQTGPNMQPHIVDGGEGKTVGSPLPLQLAMPASYQKFTSQMELGKYLTAQYHIREPEQLSSCETCHR from the coding sequence ATGGCGCAAGTTTTTGACCGCAGTTCGAACGCGCTGGCTCGTTTGAGCCTGGTGTTGACGGGCATTATTGTCATCGCGCTCGGCGTCACGTTGAACGAGTTGCAACGCTCGCCGTGGGTGACGCGGCAGGGCCAGCGGCCGGACCAGCCGATTCCGTTCAGCCATAAGCACCACGTCGAGGGCCTCGGGCTGCAGTGCCAGTACTGCCATACGTCGGTGGAGAAGTCGAGCTACGCCGGAATTCCGCCGACCAAGACCTGCATTAACTGCCACTCGCAGATCTGGACCGATGCCGAGCTTCTGGAGCCTGTACGGCAGAGCTGGGCGACGGGAGCTTCGATTCAGTGGATCCGCGTGCATGATCTTCCTGACTACGTTTATTTCAACCATGAAGTTCACGTGAACAAGGGCATCGGCTGCGCCAGTTGTCACGGCCGCGTCGATGAGATGCCTTTGATGTATCAGCAGAACACGTTGCAGATGGAGTGGTGTCTGAACTGCCATCGCAACCCGGCCAGCAACCTGCGGCCGACCAGCGAGATTTACAACATGGCATGGGCGGGTCCGTCGAAGGACAAGCCGGTATGGTGCACCAGCACGGTGAAGGACGGCCCGACGTCGCAGGACGTAAGCTGCACGACGACCGATCCGAGCGGCAACGGCAATCCTGAGCTGGCGATGATGCAGCTGGAACCGACGCATCCGGCTGGGCTGTCAAGCCCGCAGACCGGGCCGAATATGCAGCCGCACATCGTCGATGGCGGCGAGGGCAAGACGGTGGGCAGTCCGCTGCCGCTGCAACTGGCGATGCCGGCGAGCTATCAGAAGTTCACCAGCCAGATGGAGCTGGGTAAATATCTGACCGCTCAATACCATATCCGCGAGCCGGAACAACTCTCGAGCTGCGAGACGTGCCACCGATGA
- a CDS encoding DNA-3-methyladenine glycosylase family protein, with the protein MPRPLNSPRPPRYDSALALKELAAADPKLGRLIERAGPFTLRVASAQSPFEALVESIVYQQLHGKAAATIHRRLLESFAPISGLNHPSAQQLLDCPNEQLRAAGLSHNKSLALRDLAAKTVDGTVPTLVRIRRMSDEAIIEHLTQVRGIGRWTVEMLLIFRLGRPDVLPVDDYGVRKGFALTFGKLKPADKVTPADLPKADVMRRRAEKWKPWSSVASWYMWRACDLAAGKLPPSA; encoded by the coding sequence ATGCCGCGTCCCCTTAATAGTCCGCGTCCTCCACGCTATGACTCTGCTCTTGCCTTGAAAGAACTTGCCGCTGCCGACCCCAAACTCGGCCGCCTGATCGAGCGCGCCGGCCCCTTCACCCTGCGCGTCGCCAGCGCGCAATCGCCCTTTGAGGCGCTGGTCGAGAGCATCGTCTATCAGCAACTGCACGGCAAAGCCGCCGCGACCATCCATCGTCGCCTGCTCGAAAGCTTCGCGCCTATCAGCGGCCTGAATCACCCCAGCGCCCAACAACTTCTTGATTGCCCCAACGAGCAGCTTCGCGCAGCTGGACTCTCGCACAACAAGAGCCTTGCCCTGCGCGATCTCGCAGCCAAGACAGTCGACGGCACCGTGCCTACTCTCGTCCGCATCCGCCGCATGTCCGACGAAGCCATCATCGAACATCTCACTCAAGTCCGCGGCATCGGTCGCTGGACGGTCGAGATGCTGCTCATCTTCCGCCTTGGCCGCCCCGACGTTCTGCCTGTCGACGACTACGGTGTGCGCAAAGGCTTTGCCCTCACCTTCGGCAAGCTCAAACCCGCCGATAAGGTCACGCCCGCCGATCTTCCCAAAGCCGATGTCATGCGCCGCCGTGCAGAGAAATGGAAGCCATGGTCCTCGGTAGCGAGCTGGTATATGTGGCGTGCCTGCGATCTTGCCGCGGGTAAGCTCCCACCATCCGCATAA
- a CDS encoding DUF3536 domain-containing protein, giving the protein MAKTKTSPKSVSQQPPATDGDKRFVCVHGHFYQPPRENPWLESIEVQDSAAPYHDWNDRITSECYAPNGASRITNKKDEIIRIMNNYARMSFNFGPTLLSWLEDSAPRTYRMILDADKASASRYGGHGSAIAQVYNHIIMPLANRLDALTQIRWGIADFELRFGRKPEGMWLAETAVNRSVLDLMAQEGIKFTILAPHQCARVRRKGDAANNDGWLGTPDATVDPRHPYTIPLNDGRSIAVFFYDGPNSRAIAFEGLLNSGEAFGRRLVEEFRPPAAGVPDTAQLSHVATDGESYGHHHKHGEMALSYAMHWIEDERQACLTNYGEFLEKFPPQWEAEVVEDTSWSCQHGVERWRSNCGCNGGKPGWNQEWRAPLREALDYLRDTTAPLSEEFARPLLNDLWAARDAYIHLINNRSRTSTANFFEAHQAHELSEAERIDALELLELQRHTQLMYTSCGWFFDEVSGIETVQIIAYAGRVLQLAAKLFGERGAALEAEFLSILERAKSNIPEMQNGAEVYRRYVTNMRIGLEEVGAHYAISSIFRSYPEDGALFCFDVHRDSHEIFNSGRGRVALGRARVRSRVTEENENICFAVLHLGDQNLSAAIKPYVPEEPEQLEAFTHFSAEIGNAMRRANLPEVIRLIDHFFGNMSYSLTSLFADEQHRILNTILNRTLSEMEDSLRKIYEDHASLLHFLIESGIAAPPALALASSFAVNASLRRAIEADAYDPVEIERLLNRAETDQIELDTHLLGYTAGQRMKRAMIRLEAEAAGDVSAAGAIHSAVAIASSLRNMPFDVNFWQAQNIWNDLLRRSDKTYWTEDWKESFKQLGEAMNICVDQLVVEAGVSAF; this is encoded by the coding sequence ATGGCAAAGACCAAAACCTCCCCCAAGAGCGTCTCGCAGCAGCCTCCGGCTACCGATGGGGACAAGCGTTTCGTCTGTGTTCACGGGCACTTCTACCAGCCGCCACGCGAGAACCCCTGGCTTGAGAGCATCGAGGTGCAGGACTCCGCCGCTCCGTATCACGACTGGAACGACCGCATTACCTCCGAGTGTTACGCGCCCAACGGCGCCTCCCGCATCACCAATAAAAAGGACGAGATCATCCGCATCATGAACAACTATGCGCGGATGAGCTTCAACTTCGGCCCCACCCTGCTGAGCTGGCTCGAAGACAGCGCGCCCCGTACCTATCGCATGATCCTCGACGCCGATAAAGCTAGCGCATCGCGCTACGGCGGCCACGGCTCGGCTATCGCGCAGGTCTACAACCACATCATTATGCCGCTGGCCAACCGGCTCGACGCGCTCACACAGATTCGCTGGGGCATCGCCGACTTCGAACTGCGCTTCGGCCGCAAGCCCGAGGGCATGTGGCTGGCCGAGACCGCCGTCAATCGCAGCGTGCTCGACCTGATGGCGCAAGAGGGCATCAAGTTCACCATCCTCGCGCCGCACCAGTGCGCCCGTGTCCGCCGCAAGGGCGATGCAGCCAATAACGATGGCTGGCTGGGAACACCCGACGCCACGGTCGATCCGCGCCATCCCTACACCATCCCTCTTAATGATGGCCGCAGCATCGCCGTCTTCTTCTACGACGGCCCCAACTCCCGCGCCATCGCCTTTGAAGGTCTGCTCAACAGCGGCGAGGCCTTCGGGCGGCGACTGGTCGAAGAGTTCCGTCCCCCCGCCGCAGGCGTACCCGACACCGCCCAGCTCTCGCACGTCGCCACCGACGGCGAAAGCTACGGCCATCACCACAAGCACGGCGAGATGGCGCTCTCCTATGCCATGCACTGGATTGAGGACGAAAGGCAGGCGTGCCTGACCAACTACGGCGAGTTCCTCGAAAAGTTTCCGCCACAGTGGGAGGCCGAAGTCGTCGAAGACACCTCCTGGAGCTGTCAGCACGGCGTCGAGCGATGGCGCTCCAACTGCGGATGCAACGGCGGCAAACCCGGCTGGAACCAGGAGTGGCGCGCTCCTCTGCGCGAAGCACTCGACTACCTGCGCGATACTACCGCTCCCCTCTCCGAAGAGTTTGCCCGGCCTCTGCTCAACGATCTCTGGGCGGCCCGCGACGCCTACATCCATCTCATCAACAACCGCTCCCGCACCTCCACCGCCAACTTCTTCGAAGCCCATCAAGCCCACGAGCTCAGCGAGGCCGAACGCATCGACGCGCTTGAGCTATTGGAGCTGCAACGCCACACCCAGCTCATGTACACCAGTTGCGGCTGGTTCTTCGACGAGGTCTCCGGCATCGAGACCGTGCAGATCATCGCCTACGCAGGCCGCGTCCTCCAGCTCGCCGCCAAGCTCTTCGGCGAGCGGGGCGCAGCACTCGAAGCCGAGTTCCTCAGCATCCTCGAACGAGCCAAGAGCAACATCCCCGAGATGCAAAACGGCGCCGAGGTCTACCGCCGCTACGTCACCAACATGCGCATCGGCCTCGAAGAGGTCGGCGCCCACTACGCCATCAGCTCTATCTTCCGCTCCTATCCCGAAGACGGCGCGCTCTTCTGCTTCGACGTCCATCGCGACAGCCACGAGATCTTCAACTCCGGTCGAGGCCGCGTCGCCCTGGGCCGCGCCCGCGTCCGCTCCCGCGTCACCGAAGAGAACGAGAACATCTGCTTCGCCGTGCTCCATCTCGGCGATCAGAACCTCTCCGCCGCCATCAAGCCCTACGTTCCCGAGGAGCCGGAGCAGCTCGAAGCCTTCACCCACTTCTCCGCCGAGATCGGCAACGCCATGCGCCGCGCCAATCTTCCCGAGGTCATCCGCCTCATCGACCACTTCTTCGGCAACATGTCCTACTCGCTCACCTCTCTCTTCGCCGACGAGCAGCACCGCATCCTCAACACCATCCTCAACCGCACCCTCTCGGAGATGGAGGACTCCCTCCGCAAGATCTACGAGGACCACGCCTCGCTGCTGCACTTCCTCATCGAATCCGGCATCGCCGCGCCGCCCGCGCTGGCACTTGCCTCCAGCTTCGCCGTCAACGCCAGCCTGCGTCGCGCCATCGAGGCTGATGCCTACGACCCCGTCGAGATCGAACGCCTGCTCAATCGCGCCGAGACCGACCAGATCGAGCTCGATACCCATCTGCTCGGCTATACCGCCGGCCAACGCATGAAGCGCGCCATGATTCGCCTCGAAGCCGAAGCCGCAGGCGACGTCTCTGCCGCAGGCGCCATTCACAGCGCCGTCGCCATCGCCAGCTCGTTGCGCAATATGCCCTTCGACGTCAACTTCTGGCAGGCGCAAAACATCTGGAACGACCTGCTCCGCCGCAGCGACAAGACCTACTGGACAGAGGACTGGAAGGAGAGCTTCAAGCAGCTCGGCGAGGCCATGAACATCTGCGTCGATCAGCTCGTCGTCGAGGCCGGTGTCAGCGCCTTCTAA
- a CDS encoding PQQ-dependent sugar dehydrogenase — translation MLRLRTLSVALLSLTVAAHAQIAQTALKPHTLHLANGKSITLSLPASFDINVASQGMHRVRFMAKSPDHRIFATDMSSLADNTDGAIYILNGWSPATHTFTSRTTYLKGLRNPNNVAFYIDPSGQIWLYTALTDRLLRYKYKAGDNAPTGPPEVLAHYPDYGLNYKYGGWHLTRTVAFANLHGRTRLYVTVGSSCNACLEKEPIRASLSVMDPDGKDQQIIAHGLRNAVDMTFVPSIDDGALFATNMGDDHLGDQVPEDTFFEMDSNLHPVAADSNYGWPTCYFDHGVVHPDPVVSHADLNKSVFPPIGTTPPQFDCAKVPLAYTTFIAHSSPLGVAFFDNTNHTLNNTFLVALHGAGKPHIGTGYRVVRFTPSSRHPRNFLMGFLVNGKVIGRPCGIFQTGPDSFLLTDDVNGVIYSIHPTS, via the coding sequence ATGCTGAGACTTCGCACGCTCTCCGTGGCCCTTCTGTCCCTCACCGTCGCCGCCCACGCCCAGATCGCCCAGACCGCTCTGAAGCCGCACACCCTCCACCTTGCCAACGGCAAGAGCATCACCCTCTCGCTTCCCGCCAGCTTCGACATCAACGTCGCCTCCCAGGGCATGCACCGCGTCCGCTTCATGGCCAAGTCTCCTGACCACCGCATCTTCGCCACCGACATGAGCTCGCTGGCGGACAACACCGACGGGGCCATCTACATCCTCAACGGCTGGAGCCCCGCAACCCACACCTTCACCTCGCGCACCACCTACCTCAAAGGCTTGCGCAACCCCAACAACGTCGCCTTCTACATCGACCCCTCCGGCCAAATCTGGCTCTACACCGCGCTCACCGACCGCCTCCTCCGCTACAAGTACAAGGCCGGAGACAACGCCCCCACCGGCCCACCCGAAGTCCTCGCCCACTATCCCGACTATGGCCTCAACTACAAATACGGTGGCTGGCACCTCACCCGCACCGTCGCCTTCGCCAACCTGCACGGACGCACCCGCCTCTATGTCACCGTCGGCAGCAGTTGCAACGCCTGCCTCGAAAAAGAGCCCATCCGCGCCTCGCTCTCGGTGATGGACCCAGACGGCAAAGATCAGCAGATCATCGCCCACGGCCTGCGCAACGCCGTCGATATGACCTTCGTTCCCTCCATCGACGACGGCGCTCTCTTCGCCACCAACATGGGCGACGACCACCTCGGCGACCAGGTACCCGAAGACACCTTCTTCGAGATGGACTCCAACCTTCATCCCGTCGCCGCCGACAGCAACTACGGCTGGCCCACCTGCTACTTCGACCACGGCGTCGTCCACCCCGACCCCGTCGTCTCTCACGCCGACCTTAACAAGAGCGTCTTCCCACCCATCGGCACCACGCCGCCACAGTTCGACTGCGCCAAAGTCCCACTGGCCTATACCACCTTCATCGCACACTCCAGCCCGCTCGGCGTAGCCTTCTTCGATAACACAAACCACACCCTCAACAACACCTTCCTCGTAGCCCTGCACGGAGCAGGCAAACCCCACATCGGCACCGGCTACCGCGTAGTCCGCTTCACCCCCAGCTCGCGCCACCCGCGAAACTTCCTGATGGGCTTCCTCGTAAACGGCAAAGTCATTGGACGTCCCTGCGGTATCTTCCAGACCGGCCCCGACTCCTTCCTCCTGACCGACGACGTCAACGGAGTCATCTACTCCATCCACCCTACAAGCTAG
- a CDS encoding aromatic ring-hydroxylating oxygenase subunit alpha, with the protein MMSDLVQVGSAAPPPTELIFGEWYPALRADELRKGKTKTAMLLGIPLLMGRRNDGKIFAMRDLCPHRGIPLSAGWFDGETVQCKYHGWRFEPCSGQCAEIPSLTGHDVLDATKIFANSFPCEERDGYAWVYIPEPGTGRVGDALPPVPETPKFSERYRSAHLVADLPCNVDHGIIGLMDPAHGPFVHQAWWWRSRASIHEKTKHFEPIPQGFRMSAHAPSGNSAPYKLLGVYGEPITTTIDFVLPNRRYETIRCGAKWFSSLTTVTPVTASTCRIDVYAAWNVFYRVPFVTSIATFFGARFVRQDQETMVQQAQGLRFNPALMLIDDADKPAKWYFALKQARLKGTGEHPLAGPVTLHWRS; encoded by the coding sequence ATGATGAGTGATCTGGTTCAAGTTGGAAGTGCCGCGCCGCCGCCTACGGAGCTTATCTTCGGCGAGTGGTATCCGGCCCTGCGCGCCGATGAGCTGCGCAAGGGCAAGACGAAGACGGCGATGCTGCTGGGCATTCCCTTGCTGATGGGGCGCAGGAACGACGGCAAAATATTTGCCATGCGCGATCTTTGTCCGCACCGCGGCATTCCGCTTTCGGCGGGGTGGTTCGATGGCGAGACGGTGCAGTGCAAATATCATGGCTGGCGCTTTGAGCCGTGCAGCGGGCAGTGTGCGGAGATTCCTTCGCTGACCGGGCATGATGTTCTGGACGCGACGAAGATTTTTGCCAACTCCTTTCCCTGCGAGGAGCGCGATGGCTATGCGTGGGTCTACATCCCTGAGCCGGGAACGGGGCGGGTGGGCGATGCGCTGCCGCCGGTGCCGGAGACGCCGAAGTTTTCTGAGCGTTATCGCAGCGCGCATCTGGTGGCTGATCTGCCTTGCAATGTCGATCACGGCATCATCGGGTTGATGGACCCGGCGCATGGGCCGTTTGTGCATCAGGCGTGGTGGTGGCGCAGTCGGGCGAGCATTCACGAGAAGACGAAACATTTCGAGCCGATTCCGCAGGGTTTTCGCATGTCGGCGCATGCGCCTTCGGGCAACAGCGCTCCTTACAAATTGCTGGGCGTGTATGGCGAGCCGATTACGACGACGATCGATTTTGTGCTGCCGAACCGTCGCTATGAGACGATCCGCTGCGGCGCGAAGTGGTTTTCGAGTCTGACTACGGTGACTCCGGTGACGGCTTCGACTTGCAGGATTGATGTGTATGCGGCGTGGAATGTTTTTTATCGTGTTCCGTTTGTAACTTCAATTGCTACATTTTTTGGAGCGCGCTTTGTGCGGCAGGACCAGGAGACGATGGTGCAGCAGGCACAGGGGTTGCGGTTCAATCCGGCGCTGATGCTGATTGATGACGCCGACAAGCCTGCGAAGTGGTACTTCGCATTGAAGCAGGCGCGATTGAAGGGGACGGGCGAGCATCCGCTGGCCGGGCCGGTTACATTGCATTGGCGAAGCTGA
- a CDS encoding ArnT family glycosyltransferase, producing MPQPIDNAPAPSALHRNRVILIALWLFFYASFTLLTPPLLDDADSVHSEVAREMLVRHDWVTLYANGIRYLEKAPLLYWSIAASFKLFGVHTASARLPLALTVLALALAMESFGRRAFGSARAGLYSALILLSSFGIFIFTRITIPDVAVCLWLTLGMLCYWLTEQQEHPSPLLCWGFAACCALDVLTKGLIGIVFPMLIVLAHLLLTRGVRRSITRIRQLFPLSSIILFLAIAVPWHVLIALANPTQGHPGNLSFSHGHWTVPGPTDGNVHGWLWFYFVNEQVLRYLNLRVPRDYDTVPLALFWGLLLIWLMPWSAYVFKAIASVPWMKSLRRQTLDASQSTLLLLGIWAALPMLFFSFSTRQEYYVLPTLPALTLLIAAWLAKEADETESFSVPNRLAIAGQRISVVLLILGSIAALAAGFFILHSQPPSPNTDLATMLRQNPGDYALSFGHFLDLDTRAMGAFRTPLIITAIALFGGTLLNWLLRLKYKPHAANLWLAAGAFGFLLAAHLGLQIFSPILTSYNLAEAIAPQLKPDDMIVINGEYESGSTLGFYLQRNNIHILNGRSSNLWYGSFFPDAPPIFEDNNSIRLKWTGVRRVFLWQSLDDPLPSLPTKAYFIAQSGGKEIVSNQASTY from the coding sequence GTGCCTCAGCCTATCGACAACGCGCCAGCCCCATCTGCTCTCCACCGCAACCGCGTCATTCTCATCGCGCTCTGGCTCTTCTTCTACGCCAGCTTCACGCTGCTGACGCCGCCGCTGCTCGATGACGCCGATTCTGTCCACTCCGAGGTAGCCCGCGAGATGCTCGTCCGCCACGACTGGGTCACGCTCTACGCCAACGGTATCCGCTATCTCGAAAAAGCGCCCCTGCTCTATTGGAGCATCGCCGCCAGCTTCAAGCTCTTCGGTGTCCACACCGCATCCGCACGGCTGCCGCTCGCCCTCACCGTTCTCGCACTCGCCCTGGCAATGGAGAGCTTCGGCCGTCGCGCCTTCGGCTCCGCTCGCGCAGGCTTATATTCAGCGCTCATCCTGCTCTCGAGCTTCGGCATCTTCATCTTCACCCGCATCACCATTCCCGACGTCGCCGTCTGCCTCTGGCTGACGCTGGGAATGCTCTGCTACTGGCTGACCGAGCAACAGGAACATCCGAGTCCGCTCTTATGCTGGGGCTTCGCCGCCTGCTGCGCCCTCGATGTCCTCACCAAGGGACTCATCGGCATCGTCTTCCCTATGCTCATCGTGCTGGCACATCTGCTGCTCACCCGCGGCGTTCGCAGAAGCATCACTCGCATCCGCCAGCTCTTTCCACTATCAAGCATTATCCTCTTCCTCGCCATCGCAGTTCCATGGCATGTCCTCATCGCGCTGGCGAACCCGACGCAAGGCCATCCCGGAAACCTTAGCTTCAGCCACGGCCACTGGACAGTTCCCGGTCCCACCGACGGCAACGTCCATGGCTGGCTCTGGTTCTACTTCGTCAACGAGCAGGTGCTCCGCTACCTCAACCTCCGCGTCCCGCGCGACTACGACACTGTTCCCCTCGCACTCTTCTGGGGCCTGCTGCTCATCTGGCTGATGCCGTGGAGCGCCTACGTCTTCAAAGCTATCGCCAGCGTTCCCTGGATGAAGTCGCTGCGCCGTCAGACACTCGACGCCTCGCAAAGCACGCTCCTTCTGCTCGGAATCTGGGCTGCGCTGCCCATGCTCTTCTTCAGCTTCTCCACGCGGCAGGAGTACTACGTTCTTCCCACTCTGCCCGCGCTGACCCTGCTGATCGCCGCGTGGCTAGCCAAAGAAGCCGACGAAACAGAGTCCTTTTCCGTTCCCAACCGCCTCGCCATCGCGGGACAGCGCATCTCGGTCGTCCTTCTCATCCTCGGCTCCATCGCCGCGCTGGCAGCAGGGTTCTTCATCCTCCACTCGCAACCGCCCAGCCCCAACACCGACCTCGCTACCATGCTGCGGCAGAACCCCGGCGACTACGCGCTCTCCTTCGGCCACTTCCTCGATCTCGATACGCGAGCGATGGGAGCGTTCCGCACACCACTTATCATCACCGCCATCGCGCTCTTCGGCGGAACGTTGCTGAACTGGTTGCTGCGCCTCAAGTACAAGCCTCACGCCGCCAACCTATGGCTCGCCGCCGGAGCCTTCGGCTTTCTGCTGGCCGCACACCTTGGCCTGCAGATCTTCTCTCCTATCCTTACGTCCTACAATCTCGCTGAAGCTATCGCACCGCAGCTCAAGCCCGACGACATGATCGTCATCAACGGAGAGTACGAGAGCGGAAGCACGCTCGGCTTCTACCTCCAGCGCAACAACATCCACATACTCAACGGACGCAGCTCGAACCTCTGGTACGGCTCCTTCTTCCCCGATGCTCCGCCAATCTTCGAAGACAACAACTCAATCCGCCTCAAATGGACAGGCGTGCGCCGCGTCTTCCTCTGGCAGAGCCTCGACGATCCGCTACCATCGCTGCCCACCAAGGCATACTTCATCGCCCAAAGCGGAGGCAAAGAGATCGTGAGCAATCAAGCCAGCACTTATTAG
- the creD gene encoding cell envelope integrity protein CreD, giving the protein MNKMVFIKMLVVSVLTGIILIALAAVYGILVSRESYREDAVKSISDSYAGSQQLIGPILVQPYTQTVDDVAIGDKGERRVTSHKVESSYLIFPSSLNIHGAVRPSERHHGLYKVTVYELESHIDGTFRIPASGLTGQITYGVPYLALRLSDVRGIVGSPTLSANDKQLQITSVANDSAGSWKPNLQALLSGTPGGVPSSLNFAIDLTVAGTQQLSLAPVATTNRFELTSAWPTPLFDGKFLPRTREVTGKGFHAVWEISSLAAATQSQMTTQNTAGIDSIGVKLLNPIDPYKLSDRAVKYGVLFVLLTFGGFFLFEIVKRLPIHPVQYLLVGFGLTLFFLLLISLSEHIAFAAAYLIASAACIGLLTYYLCFVLRSVVYGAWFGSMLTVLYAAIYGLLISEDNALLLGSMLLFVLLAGIMIATRKVDWYRGSAELMTVKAAQSTVPPPPHPED; this is encoded by the coding sequence ATGAATAAGATGGTTTTCATCAAGATGCTGGTCGTTTCCGTCCTTACCGGCATCATCCTTATTGCACTCGCAGCCGTCTATGGCATTCTCGTCAGCCGTGAGAGCTATCGGGAAGATGCCGTCAAAAGTATCTCCGACAGCTATGCCGGTTCCCAGCAATTGATAGGGCCGATCTTGGTGCAACCTTATACGCAAACCGTCGACGACGTAGCCATCGGCGACAAAGGGGAGCGTCGCGTCACCTCGCACAAGGTCGAAAGCAGCTATCTGATCTTTCCGAGTTCTCTGAACATTCACGGTGCTGTGCGGCCAAGCGAACGGCATCATGGCCTCTACAAAGTCACCGTGTATGAACTTGAAAGCCATATCGACGGCACCTTCAGAATCCCTGCGTCTGGGCTTACCGGCCAGATTACATACGGAGTTCCTTACCTCGCGCTGAGGCTCAGCGACGTTCGAGGCATCGTTGGCAGCCCCACATTGTCAGCGAACGATAAGCAACTTCAAATCACGAGCGTCGCCAACGATAGCGCTGGGAGTTGGAAGCCCAATCTTCAGGCATTACTCTCTGGCACTCCAGGGGGCGTTCCGTCCAGTCTCAACTTCGCCATCGATCTCACGGTAGCTGGCACTCAGCAACTCTCTCTTGCTCCCGTAGCTACAACCAACCGCTTCGAGCTGACCTCTGCATGGCCTACTCCACTTTTCGACGGCAAGTTTCTGCCTCGCACTCGCGAAGTGACCGGCAAGGGATTTCACGCCGTCTGGGAGATCTCGTCTCTCGCTGCCGCGACGCAAAGCCAGATGACAACTCAAAATACTGCGGGCATCGACTCCATTGGCGTAAAACTTCTCAATCCGATTGATCCCTACAAGCTCTCCGACCGGGCGGTGAAGTATGGCGTGCTCTTCGTCCTGCTCACCTTTGGAGGATTCTTCCTCTTTGAGATCGTCAAGCGCCTGCCTATTCATCCGGTCCAATATCTATTGGTCGGCTTCGGACTTACCCTCTTCTTCCTTCTGCTCATTAGCCTCAGCGAACATATTGCATTCGCAGCCGCTTATCTTATCGCCAGTGCAGCCTGTATTGGACTTCTTACTTATTACCTGTGTTTCGTTCTTCGTAGCGTAGTCTATGGAGCCTGGTTCGGTTCGATGCTGACCGTTCTTTATGCAGCCATCTATGGTCTTCTCATCTCGGAGGACAATGCGCTGCTGCTCGGTTCGATGCTGCTCTTCGTTCTGCTCGCCGGAATCATGATCGCCACTCGCAAAGTCGACTGGTACCGAGGGAGCGCAGAGCTGATGACCGTCAAAGCAGCACAGAGCACTGTGCCACCGCCGCCACACCCAGAGGACTAA